From the Paenibacillus sp. MMS20-IR301 genome, the window ACAACACGGTAATCATCGCCATGACGGCGAATGTCATGGAAGGGATTCAGAACCGGTGCATGGCCGCCGGAATGGACGGCTACATCAGCAAGCCGCTTAAGCTGAGCAGTCTCAGACAAATGCTGTCCAGGTATTCGGGCAAGGATAATTCTGCTGCCCAGCGGACAACCTCGCTTTTCAAAGCATGAACCATTAATTACCACTGCCGAGAGTTCCGCTTTCTGTTTCAATGGTGTCCCATTAGGGTTATTGGTAAAGAAAACATTAATCAGGAGAGATTGTCTATGAATACACATAAGAGCGAAAAATTTCATGCAAAAACCGAAACAGAAGGTAATGTATGTACGGTTTACCTGATTGGCGAGCTTGATTTGTCTGTGGCTCCTGATTTTCGTTTAGTGATGGAACCGCTGGTGGGAGATACGGGGCTTGACCTCGTAATCAATCTTAAGGATTTGAGATATATTGACAGCACCGGTATCGGAATTCTGCTGTCGATCCTCAAAGCAAGACACGGAATGGACGTTAAGTTCACTGTTGAGGAAGTTCCTCCTCAGATACAGAAGCTGTTTGACATGACCGGCATTTCCAAGTTTTTTGCCCCCCAAGAGAATTCCCACTAGGAAAGGATCGAACTAAGGATGAGTGATGACGTGCAAAGAGTAGTTCTTCAGTTACCCGCCAGCGCAGAGTATGTCGATATCGTCAGACTTAACTTGTATGGCATAGCCTCGAAGATGGGGTTCACTTATGAAGATATCGAGGATATGAAGGTAGCCGTTTCGGAAGCCTGTAATAACTCGGTGCTGTATGCTTATGGACAGGAAGACGGATTGGTTGATGTAATCTTTGAAGTTGGAGCAAGTGCCTTGTCCATTACTGTCAAAGATGAGGGGGAGAGCTTTGACGGTTTGGATTCGTCTGATGAACGTATGACGCTGCATGACAAGGAGCTGAATGATGTTCAGGTGGGCGGATTAGGTTTCTACCTGATGCAGGCGCTTATGGATGATGTCAGCGTCGTCAGTGAAGCAGGGAAAGGGACAGTCGTTACCCTGACGAAGCGGCTTAATTTCAGCGAGGAGAAAGTATGAACGAAAAAGTGACTCCCCCAGAGTCCATGAATGAAGCGGTAAGCCTGATCTGGGAATACCAGCAGAGCAAGGATAATGAGATTGCCACGGTGCTGATCCGGAAGTATGAGCCCATGGTGAAGATGGCAGCCGGCAAAATCGCCCGCAACCGTCCCGATTTGTATGAGGATTTATATCAGGTCGGCCAAATGGCGCTGATCAGACTGCTGCAGCAATATGATATTTCACTGGGCATTCCATTTGAGCCGTATGCAATGAAAAGTATGATTGGACATATGAAGAATTTCCTGCGTGATAAATCCTGGTACATACAGGTTCCAAGACGGATCAAGGAGAAGGGTGCGCTGGTCCAGCAGGCTATTGATGAATTAACCATCAGACTGGAGCGTTCCCCGGCGGTAGAAGAAATCGCCCATTATCTGGATCTTACTGTGGAAGAGACTGTGGAGGTACTGGCCGGCAGGGAATGTTATCATTATGTTTCACTGGATTCCCCGCTCTCCCAGGAGGAGACGGGTGCAACGCTAGGGGAACTGATCAGCTCTGACGCGAACGACTATGAGACTGTGGAGAAGCGGATGGATCTCCAGCAGGCGCTGGGACAGCTGAAGGAGCAGGAGCAGCAGGTGCTGCTGCTGGCTTTCCAGGATGGACAATCCCAGCGGGCCATCGCCCAGAAGCTGGGTGTCTCGCAAATGAGTGTCTCGCGCATCCAGAAGCGTGCCACTGAGAAGCTGAAGCAGATTATGGCGAATTCATCGTATTGAATATAAATATTATCACTATGCCAAATAAGGACATGCCCTATCCCGGCCGGGATAGGGCATGTCCTTTTGCAGCTTAGGGGACATATGCAGCTGTTAGCTGTTAGCATCGATATACTTCTTGATTTCTCCAAGATATTCCCCGATGACCGGCACATCAA encodes:
- a CDS encoding STAS domain-containing protein; amino-acid sequence: MNTHKSEKFHAKTETEGNVCTVYLIGELDLSVAPDFRLVMEPLVGDTGLDLVINLKDLRYIDSTGIGILLSILKARHGMDVKFTVEEVPPQIQKLFDMTGISKFFAPQENSH
- the rsbW gene encoding anti-sigma B factor RsbW, which encodes MSDDVQRVVLQLPASAEYVDIVRLNLYGIASKMGFTYEDIEDMKVAVSEACNNSVLYAYGQEDGLVDVIFEVGASALSITVKDEGESFDGLDSSDERMTLHDKELNDVQVGGLGFYLMQALMDDVSVVSEAGKGTVVTLTKRLNFSEEKV
- a CDS encoding sigma-70 family RNA polymerase sigma factor: MNEKVTPPESMNEAVSLIWEYQQSKDNEIATVLIRKYEPMVKMAAGKIARNRPDLYEDLYQVGQMALIRLLQQYDISLGIPFEPYAMKSMIGHMKNFLRDKSWYIQVPRRIKEKGALVQQAIDELTIRLERSPAVEEIAHYLDLTVEETVEVLAGRECYHYVSLDSPLSQEETGATLGELISSDANDYETVEKRMDLQQALGQLKEQEQQVLLLAFQDGQSQRAIAQKLGVSQMSVSRIQKRATEKLKQIMANSSY